A portion of the Candida dubliniensis CD36 chromosome R, complete sequence genome contains these proteins:
- a CDS encoding ultradian oscillation regulator, putative (Similar to S. cerevisiae GTS1): protein MFSKKQQKEKERQLIEAVNSRGNDNKCGECGASHPTWASYTIGILLCGRCASVHKRVLGPPSHNISKVKSLTLDNWTEEQISQLRRIGNRKAKRKWNSKRIPFPYDGDDDVSAVEQYLRDKYIAGKFRDDGIENPDYDDRSSKFGDADQGSSYSQRTSARSRSNSTRSQSASIPKLTHRKLTTFEYTQYYTQAMKIRSYGYNDRNAVLESLLLSNGNIELALDILEQDSKINPTKEEIAPELPRRPQPSSANTNEKTQASSDEWWNGSTTISPQVSAVTGAQTTGMPQIYQYTDPITGQISYIDSNGQEYLDPNNPQHQNQLMQMSNPQLIAQQTNKQNILSLYSQPTGQAFTQQQQQQQQQQQQQPQQPQYTNTIYLQQQPQQPQQFTGFGQAQQTGYMFGQYPQQHNGYWRQ, encoded by the coding sequence ATGTTTAGCAAAAAGCAACAAAAGGAGAAAGAAAGACAGTTGATAGAAGCTGTTAATAGTAGAGGTAACGATAACAAATGTGGTGAATGTGGAGCTTCACACCCAACATGGGCCTCGTACACTATAGGTATATTATTGTGCGGAAGATGTGCTTCGGTGCATAAGCGAGTTCTTGGCCCTCCTAGCCATAACATATCGAAAGTCAAATCATTGACATTGGATAATTGGACAGAAGAACAAATCAGCCAATTGCGCCGAATTGGAAACCGAAAGGCGAAAAGAAAGTGGAATTCGAAAAGAATACCCTTCCCATACGATGGGGATGACGACGTCAGTGCCGTCGAACAATACCTAAGAGACAAGTACATTGCGGGTAAATTTCGCGACGACGGTATTGAGAATCCTGACTATGATGACCGATCGAGTAAGTTTGGCGATGCTGATCAGGGCAGCTCGTATTCACAACGGACACTGGCAAGACTGAGATCAAATAGTACACGTAGCCAGAGTGCTTCGATTCCAAAACTTACGCATAGAAAATTAACCACATTCGAATATACTCAGTATTACACACAGGCAATGAAGATTAGACTGTATGGTTACAATGACCGTAACGCCGTTTTGGAGAGTTTATTATTGAGCAATGGAAACATAGAGTTGGCACTTGACATATTGGAACAGGACTCAAAAATTAACccaacaaaagaagaaattgccCCTGAGTTGCCAAGGAGACCGCAACCTAGCTCAGCTAACACCAACGAAAAGACACAGGCGTCGTCTGATGAATGGTGGAACGGAAGCACAACAATTCTGCCCCAGGTATCAGCAGTCACAGGAGCACAAACTACTGGAATGCCGCAAATTTACCAATACACAGACCCCATAACTGGCCAGATTTCGTATATTGACTCGAATGGACAGGAGTATCTTGATCCGAACAACCCGCAACATCAAAACCAGTTGATGCAAATGTCCAACCCACAATTGATAGCCCAGCAGaccaataaacaaaatatattgTCATTATATAGTCAACCAACTGGCCAAGCATTCAcgcaacagcagcagcagcagcagcagcaacaacaacagcaaccacaacaaccacaataTACCAATACAATATATTTACagcaacaaccacaacaaccacaGCAGTTTACTGGATTTGGCCAAGCACAACAAACAGGATATATGTTTGGACAATATCCACAACAGCATAATGGATATTGGAGACAGTAG
- the HSP104 gene encoding heat shock protein Hsp104, putative (S. cerevisiae and C. albicans orthologues have chaperone and prion propagation activity), with protein MEDFTDNAIKIINNATELAKQQANSQLLPLHFLAAFIPSDDTEGSTQYLKTLIKRARYEWGDFERIVNRHLVKIPSQSPPPDEIRPSYQAGQVLTKANKIKQQQKDSYVAQDHILLALLEDQSIKDIFKEAGMSVDTIKTQAIELRGSQRIDSRQADSSSSYEFLNKYCEDFTEKAREGKIDPVIGREEEIRRVIRVLARRSKSNSVLIGDAGVGKTSIVEGVAQRIVDGDVPNVLAGSRLFALDLGALTAGAKYKGEFEERLKGVLNEIEKSKEFIILFIDEIHMLMGDGKSDAANLLKPMLARGALHCIGATTFAEYRKFISKDGAFERRFQKIDVPAATVQETVAILRGIQPKYEIHHGVRILDSALVTAAQLASRYLTYRALPDSAVDLVDESAAAVAVARDSKPEELDTLERQLHLVDVEINALERDKDADSASKERLNLAKKKKAELEEKIGPLNERYKQERASHEQLTAAKRKLDELEIKAQDAERRYDTATAADLRYFAIPDIQKQIEELEVKVAEEEASNLDSLLKNAVGPEQICETAARLTGIPVTKLSQAENNKLINMEAELSKEVVGQSEAVKAVSNAIRLRRSGLANPNQPPSFLFLGLSGSGKTELAKKLAGFLFADEKAIIRIDCSELGDKWSASKLLGAAPGYVGYEEGGILTEPLIRRPYSVVLLDEVEKAAPEVLTVLLQILDDGRVTSSQGKLVNCSNAIFIMTSNLGATYINAAKGSKIDANTKEHVMDAVRAHFRPEFINRISSIVVFNRLSRKAISKIVKIRLSEIENRFTANGKAIQLKLDDDAMEYLCKNGWSPDLGARPLNRLIQNEILNRLAVMLLKGQIQDKETARVVLGEKGLEILPNHEPEDVEMNDVDNWEDSEDEDDDEARFTSPGLD; from the coding sequence ATGGAAGACTTTACAGATAACGctatcaaaattatcaataatgcCACAGAATTGGCAAAGCAACAGGCCAATTCGCAATTGTTACCCCTTCATTTTCTTGCTGCATTTATTCCATCAGATGATACTGAAGGTTCAACACAGTATTTGAAGACATTGATCAAGAGAGCAAGATACGAATGGGGGGATTTTGAAAGAATCGTGAACAGACATTTGGTCAAAATACCATCCCAGAGCCCCCCTCCAGATGAAATACGACCAAGCTATCAGGCTGGTCAGGTATTAACCAAGGCcaacaaaattaaacaacaacaaaaggaCTCATATGTTGCCCAGGATCATATTTTGTTGGCGCTTTTGGAggatcaatcaattaaggATATATTCAAAGAAGCTGGTATGAGTGTTGACACAATAAAGACACAAGCTATTGAATTGAGAGGCTCTCAAAGAATCGACTCCAGACAAGCTGATTCATCTTCGTCTTATGAATTTTTGAACAAGTATTGTGAAGACTTTACTGAAAAAGCAAGGGAAGGTAAGATTGATCCCGTGATTGGTAGAGAGGAAGAAATCCGAAGAGTCATCAGAGTTTTGGCAAGAAGAAGTAAATCTAACTCGGTCTTGATTGGTGATGCTGGTGTTGGTAAAACTTCTATTGTTGAAGGAGTTGCACaaagaattgttgatgGGGATGTTCCAAATGTTTTGGCTGGCTCAAGATTATTTGCTCTTGATTTGGGTGCATTGACTGCAGGCGCAAAATACAAGGGTGAGTTTGAAGAGAGATTGAAAGGTGTtttgaatgaaattgaaaaatccaaAGAGTTTATCATCTTGTTCATTGATGAAATCCACATGTTGATGGGTGACGGTAAGTCAGATGCTGCTAACTTGTTGAAACCAATGTTGGCCAGAGGTGCATTGCATTGTATTGGTGCTACTACTTTTGCTGAGTACAGAAAGTTTATTTCCAAAGATGGTGCATTTGAAAGAAGATTCCAAAAAATCGATGTTCCTGCTGCCACTGTGCAAGAAACTGTTGCCATTTTAAGAGGTATTCAGCCTAAATATGAAATTCACCATGGGGTCCGTATATTGGATAGTGCATTGGTCACTGCTGCCCAGTTGGCCTCAAGATACTTGACGTACAGAGCATTGCCTGACTCTGCGGTTGATCTTGTTGACGAGagtgctgctgctgttgccGTTGCTAGAGATTCCAAGCCTGAGGAGTTGGACACTTTGGAAAGACAATTGCACTTGGTGGATGTTGAAATCAATGCATTGGAAAGAGATAAAGATGCAGACTCTGCTTCTAAAGAACGTTTGAATTTGGcgaaaaagaagaaggccgaattggaagaaaaaattggtcCATTGAATGAAAGATACAAGCAGGAACGTGCTAGTCATGAACAATTGACTGCagcaaaaagaaaattggaCGAGCTTGAAATCAAAGCCCAAGATGCTGAGAGAAGATACGATACTGCCACTGCTGCTGACTTGAGATACTTTGCCATCCCAGATATCCAGAAGCAGATTGAAGAGTTGGAAGTCAAAGTTGCTGAAGAGGAGGCTTCTAATTTGGACAGTTTGTTGAAGAATGCAGTTGGGCCAGAACAAATATGTGAGACTGCTGCTAGGTTGACCGGTATCCCTGTCACGAAATTGTCGCAAGCCgaaaataacaaattgatcaatatgGAAGCAGAATTGTCGAAAGAAGTTGTTGGACAATCGGAAGCTGTGAAGGCGGTTTCCAATGCCATCAGATTGAGAAGATCGGGTTTGGCTAATCCTAATCAACCACCATCATTTTTGTTCTTGGGTCTTTCTGGTTCAGGTAAGACTGAGTTGGCCAAAAAACTTGctggttttctttttgcaGATGAAAAGGCAATAATTAGAATTGACTGCTCCGAATTGGGAGACAAATGGTCTGCTTCGAAATTGTTGGGTGCTGCTCCAGGTTATGTTGGATATGAAGAAGGTGGTATCTTAACTGAGCCATTAATCAGACGACCATATTCCGTTGTTTTATTGgatgaagttgaaaaaGCTGCTCCAGAAGTGTTGACTGTGTTGTTACAGATTTTGGATGATGGTAGAGTTACCTCTTCTCAAGGTAAACTTGTTAACTGCTCGAATGCCATTTTCATAATGACTTCTAATTTGGGTGCAACCTACATCAATGCCGCCAAGGGAAGCAAGATTGATGCCAACACGAAGGAACATGTTATGGATGCTGTGAGAGCCCATTTCAGACCTGAATTTATCAACCGTATTTCCAGTATTGTTGTGTTTAACAGATTGTCTAGAAAGGCTATTTCCAAGATTGTCAAGATCAGGTTGTCAGAAATTGAGAACAGATTTACTGCTAATGGTAAGGCTATACAATTGAAGCTAGATGATGATGCCATGGAATATTTATGCAAGAATGGGTGGTCGCCTGACTTGGGTGCAAGACCATTAAATCGTTTGATCCAAAATGAGATTTTAAATAGATTGGCTGTTATGTTATTGAAGGGCCAAATCCAAGATAAAGAAACTGCCAGAGTTGTTCTTGGTGAAAAAGGCTTGGAGATCTTACCAAACCATGAACCAGAAGATGTGGAAATGAATGATGTTGATAACTGGGAAGATTCAGAGGACGAAGATGATGACGAGGCCAGATTTACTTCACCTGGACTTgattaa